One region of Oryza sativa Japonica Group chromosome 10, ASM3414082v1 genomic DNA includes:
- the LOC4349299 gene encoding U-box domain-containing protein 70-like isoform X5, with the protein MQNVDNYLDQCSRKKVKAEKEVFFFTKIDEGLLHLIEIYGVTKLVMGAASDRHYKRKMKAPQSQTAISVMQRAHSYCNIWFICNGKLTCVREASCCPVKRSKSARLPSSVDSCKVDLQSLLEPNIEAKRLGCMYINEMELRKETEAKLSQEKEESESLKHATMVLQNDLDWLKYQLNEKANRLQDLNQQKHLLEHRISESDSVATYLEESMKVTESRVQSLKLEYSKMKRERDDAVKEARSMRIEKELTNSCAYGAISSEFSLMELEQATQNFSNALNIGQGGFGSVYKGSLRNTTVAIKMLSTDSLHGQSQFHQEVAILSRVRHPNLVTLIGACTEASALVYELLPNGSLEDRLNCVDNTPPLTWQVRIQIITEICSALIFLHKHRPHPVVHGDLKPGNILLDANLQSKLSDFGISRLLLESSVTGSDAHYTSRPMGTPAYMDPEFFATGELTPQSDTYSFGVTIMRLLTGRAPLRLIRTVREALNDYDLQSVLDHSAGDWPLVHVEQLAHIALQCTELSKQRRPDLEHDVWEVIEPMKKEAHSPLSQSFRSICSAIETATPSYFLCPISQVTMRDPQMAADGFTYEADAIRDWLDKGHDRSPVTNQTLANCDTIPNIALRSAIQEYLKQNNMNKSFALYEQQH; encoded by the exons ATGCAAAATGTGGACAACTATCTGGACCAGTGCTCAAGAAAAAAG GTTAAAGCTGAGAAAGAAGTGTTCTTTTTTACCAAAATTGACGAAGGACTTCTTCATCTGATAGAAATATATGGGGTCACTAAACTTGTTATGGGTGCTGCATCAGACAGACACTACAAAAg AAAAATGAAAGCACCACAATCACAAACAGCAATAAGTGTGATGCAAAGAGCACATTCATACTGCAATATATGGTTTATTTGCAACGGGAAGCTAACATGTGTCAG GGAGGCCAGTTGTTGCCCTGTAAAAAGGTCAAAATCAGCACGCCTACCTTCTTCTGTAGACAGTTGCAAGGTGGATCTTCAAAGTTTGCTTGAGCCTAATATAGAG GCTAAAAGATTGGGATGCATGTATATTAATGAAATGGAACTAAGGAAAGAGACAGAGGCAAAACTCTCACAAGAAAAGGAAGAGTCAGAATCTCTCAAACATGCCACTATGGTGCTCCAAAATGACCTGGACTGGCTCAAATATCAGTTGAATGAGAAAGCCAATAGATTACAAGATCTAAACCAACAGAAGCACCTCCTTGAACACCGCATCTCAGAGTCAGACTCAGTTGCCACTTATCTAGAAGAGAGCATGAAGGTTACGGAATCTCGTGTCCAGTCACTGAAGTTAGAGTACAGTAAAATGAAGCGAGAGCGAGATGATGCAGTTAAAGAGGCAAGGAGCATGCGTATAGAGAAGGAGCTGACGAATTCTTGTGCCTATGGAGCAATAAGCTCTGAGTTCTCCTTGATGGAGTTGGAGCAGGCAACTCAGAATTTCAGCAATGCACTTAACATCGGTCAAGGTGGATTTGGATCTGTATACAAAGGTTCTCTGCGCAATACGACAGTAGCTATAAAGATGCTTAGTACTGACAGCTTGCATGGCCAATCTCAGTTCCATCAAGAG GTTGCTATACTCAGTAGAGTAAGGCATCCAAACTTAGTCACCCTTATTGGAGCCTGCACTGAAGCTTCAGCGCTTGTTTATGAGCTCTTACCAAATGGAAGCCTGGAGGACCGACTCAACTGTGTTGACAACACCCCGCCACTCACTTGGCAAGTGCGCATCCAGATCATCACGGAGATTTGCTCTGCACTTATCTTCCTTCACAAGCACCGGCCTCACCCAGTGGTGCATGGGGACCTCAAGCCAGGCAACATCCTTCTTGATGCGAATTTGCAGAGCAAACTCAGTGATTTTGGGATTTCACGCCTCCTTCTGGAGTCCAGTGTCACTGGAAGCGACGCACACTACACCTCCAGGCCTATGGGAACACCGGCATACATGGACCCAGAGTTCTTCGCCACAGGGGAGCTGACGCCACAGTCTGATACTTACTCTTTTGGTGTTACCATCATGCGTCTCTTGACCGGACGGGCACCTCTACGCCTGATTAGGACAGTGCGGGAGGCGCTGAACGACTATGACCTGCAGTCAGTGTTGGACCATTCTGCAGGTGACTGGCCATTGGTGCATGTGGAGCAGCTCGCACACATTGCGCTGCAGTGCACAGAGCTCAGCAAGCAGAGGCGCCCTGATCTTGAGCATGATGTGTGGGAGGTGATTGAACCTATGAAGAAGGAAGCTCATTCGCCATTGTCCCAGTCTTTTCGATCTATCTGTAGTGCCATTGAAACTGCCACCCCGTCCTACTTCCTTTGCCCAATCTCTCAG GTGACCATGAGAGATCCTCAGATGGCAGCGGATGGCTTCACCTATGAAGCTGATGCTATAAGAGATTGGCTGGATAAGGGACATGACAGGTCTCCAGTGACTAACCAAACACTTGCTAACTGTGACACTATCCCCAATATCGCACTGCGTTCGGCCATTCAAGAATATCTCAAGCAGAACAACATGAACAAGTCATTTGCACTATATGAACAGCAGCATTAG